The following coding sequences lie in one Streptomyces sp. NBC_00510 genomic window:
- a CDS encoding response regulator, translating into MIDVMVVDDDFRVAEINAAYVARVPGFRVTARAHTAAQALATLERMHVDLVLLDHYLPDETGLTLVRRMRQLGHSADVIMVTAARDVATVQAAMRFGALQYLVKPFSFAGLRAKLDAYAALRRTLDGVGGRGEAGQEQVDRIFGALRTAGAAPADLPKGHSAPTADLVRKVLTEAAEPLSAHEVAARAGISRSTAQRYLKFLEREGRISLTLKYGDTGRPEHRYAWARTG; encoded by the coding sequence ATGATCGACGTCATGGTCGTGGACGACGACTTCCGCGTCGCTGAGATCAACGCGGCGTACGTCGCCAGGGTCCCCGGGTTCCGGGTGACCGCCCGCGCCCACACCGCGGCCCAGGCGCTGGCGACGTTGGAGCGCATGCACGTCGACCTCGTCCTGCTCGACCACTACCTGCCGGACGAGACCGGCCTCACCCTGGTGCGGCGCATGCGGCAGCTCGGCCACAGCGCGGACGTGATCATGGTGACGGCCGCCCGCGACGTGGCGACGGTGCAGGCGGCGATGCGCTTCGGCGCGCTGCAGTACCTGGTCAAGCCGTTCAGCTTCGCCGGGTTGCGGGCCAAGCTGGACGCCTACGCGGCGCTGCGCCGCACGCTCGACGGCGTCGGCGGGCGCGGAGAGGCCGGCCAGGAGCAGGTGGACCGCATCTTCGGCGCGCTGCGCACGGCCGGCGCGGCGCCGGCGGACCTGCCCAAGGGGCACTCGGCACCCACCGCCGACCTGGTGCGCAAAGTCCTCACCGAGGCCGCGGAGCCGCTCTCCGCCCACGAGGTCGCCGCACGCGCGGGCATCAGCCGCTCCACCGCGCAGCGCTACCTGAAGTTCCTGGAGCGCGAGGGCCGGATCAGCCTCACCCTCAAGTACGGCGACACCGGCCGCCCCGAGCACCGGTACGCCTGGGCGCGGACCGGCTGA
- a CDS encoding IclR family transcriptional regulator has protein sequence MTESRSMLARGAALLGAFAAGEDGIPLGELAARTGLPKSTVHRLLAELTAVGLVERGTDGYRLGLALFELGQRVPHRRLREAALPFMEELYEATHENVHLAVVDGADTVFLEKLTGRRSMQIISRVGGRLPAYCTATGKALLAYGTPPGLAAVLGGGLRRRTPRTIVVPRLLQQDLVRTRARGYAVNWEEAEVGVSAVAAPVYGPRLGPRAFPVAAVSVTGATRGLRPDRVAPVVCAAARALSHELARR, from the coding sequence GTGACGGAGAGCCGGTCGATGCTGGCCCGCGGGGCCGCGCTGCTCGGCGCCTTCGCCGCGGGGGAGGACGGGATCCCGCTCGGCGAACTCGCCGCCCGCACCGGCCTGCCCAAGTCGACCGTGCACCGGCTGCTCGCCGAACTGACCGCCGTCGGCCTCGTGGAGCGCGGGACGGACGGCTACCGGCTCGGCCTCGCCCTCTTCGAACTGGGCCAGCGGGTGCCGCACCGGCGGCTGCGCGAGGCGGCGCTGCCGTTCATGGAGGAGCTGTACGAGGCCACCCACGAGAACGTGCACCTCGCCGTCGTCGACGGCGCCGACACCGTCTTCCTGGAGAAGCTCACCGGCCGCCGCTCCATGCAGATCATCTCCCGGGTCGGCGGCCGCCTGCCCGCCTACTGCACCGCCACCGGCAAGGCGCTGCTCGCCTACGGGACCCCGCCCGGCCTGGCCGCGGTGCTCGGCGGCGGGCTGCGCCGTCGCACCCCGCGGACCATCGTCGTGCCGCGGCTGCTCCAGCAGGACCTCGTCCGCACCCGGGCCCGCGGCTACGCCGTGAACTGGGAGGAGGCCGAAGTCGGCGTCTCCGCCGTCGCCGCCCCCGTCTACGGGCCGCGGCTGGGCCCGCGTGCCTTCCCCGTCGCCGCCGTCTCCGTCACCGGCGCCACGCGGGGGCTGCGGCCGGACCGCGTCGCGCCCGTGGTGTGCGCGGCGGCGCGGGCGCTGAGCCATGAACTCGCCCGCCGGTGA